One part of the Vitis riparia cultivar Riparia Gloire de Montpellier isolate 1030 chromosome 8, EGFV_Vit.rip_1.0, whole genome shotgun sequence genome encodes these proteins:
- the LOC117920709 gene encoding serine/threonine-protein kinase ATG1c-like: MAQTPSRGRVVGDYLVGRQIGSGSFSVVWHARHRVHGTEVAIKEIVTGRLNKKLQESLMSEIFILKKINHPNIIRLHDIIEVPGKIHLVLEYCRGGDLSMYIQSYVRVPEATAKHFMQQLAAGLQVLRDNNLIHRDLKPQNLLLSTNDNNSVLKIADFGFARSLQPRGLAETLCGSPLYMAPEIMQLQKYDAKADLWSVGAILFQLVTGRTPFTGNNQIQLLQNIVKSSELHFPPDNNDLSADCKDLCQKLLRRNPVERLTFEEFFNHPFLSRKQPDEALSSRRSSRIIDGFPLSECNPVRNTEESSQEDCMPFPLDDDSSGPEGSPSFLRRRSSMKSTYGFSLDKKVDRRETIFNTPNNMDLASKYSSASRKPEITGFRIDSLRPSDENVKEPLKSMEQRPMRSCSRVVDSLEELVDQDYVFVSGPPMDVSSSSAIASKPSHSQCRSGSAPLTSVNMKTKSSAPMPIAGAGITNTFYTGSLESHSSAPSGTSQGSMDIGDALEQPSTHCMTRIKSLQQCASVITELVNEKIEAGKQLEAFSIQLVILAIWKQALHICHTQAASAMEGSPTQETSRLRRSTDKKHGSPDMRECLDIVNNQWPGDICSQIEREFLHQVGHAEELAKVIEPGSTEMPDAMEMIFQSALALGRNGAVDELMGDVESAVSLYSKAVHLLVFLLVEAPSLILNPPFSLTNSDRYRLRTYIDILNIRQVHSRSQRMNLLKCEDQQCPP, encoded by the exons ATGGCTCAGACCCCGAGCAGAGGGCGAGTGGTTGGGGACTATCTGGTGGGTCGGCAGATAGGGTCAGGATCGTTCTCGGTGGTGTGGCACGCAAGGCACCGAGTTCACGGAACCGAGGTGGCGATTAAGGAGATCGTGACGGGTCGGTTGAACAAGAAATTGCAGGAAAGTCTGATGTCGGAGATCTTTATTTTGAAGAAGATCAATCATCCAAATATTATTCGTTTACATGATATAATTGAG GTTCCTGGAAAGATACACCTTGTTTTGGAATACTGCCGAGGGGGTGATCTTTCCATGTATATTCAAAGCTATGTAAGAGTTCCAGAAGCAACTGCAAAGCACTTCATGCAGCAGCTAG CGGCTGGTTTACAAGTTCTTCGTGATAATAATCTTATACATCGAGATCTAAAGCCACAG AATCTTCTTCTCTCCACAAATGACAACAATTCAGTCCTGAAGATTGCTGATTTTGGATTTGCAAG ATCTCTACAACCTAGAGGGCTTGCAGAAACATTGTGTGGTTCACCACTGTACATGGCGCCAGAGATAATGCAACTTCAGAAATATGACGCAAAG GCAGATCTCTGGAGTGTTGGTGCCATTCTCTTTCAACTCGTGACTGGAAGAACACCATTTACAGGAAACAATCAGATAcag TTGCTCCAAAACATTGTTAAATCTAGTGAATTGCATTTCCCTCCTGATAATAATGATTTGAGTGCTGACTGCAAAGATTTGTGTCAGAAATTGCTGCGCCGCAATCCAG TGGAACGACTAACATTTGAAGAGTTTTTTAACCATCCATTCCTTTCTCGAAAGCAACCAGATGAAGCGTTAAG TAGTAGGAGATCATCAAGAATAATTGATGGGTTTCCTTTGTCTGAATGCAATCCTGTGAGAAACACAGAGGAAAGTTCTCAAGAGGATTGTATGCCTTTCCCTCTAGATGATGATTCTAGTGGTCCTGAAGGGAGCCCATCATTTTTGAGGAGGAGGTCCTCAATGAAGTCTACCTATGGATTTTCTCTTGATAAAAAAGTTGATAGAAGGGAAACAATATTTAACACTCCCAACAACATGGATCTTGCTTCTAAATACAGCAGTGCATCACGTAAACCAGAAATTACTGGCTTTAGGATTGACAGTCTTAGGCCTTCAGATGAGAATGTCAAAGAACCTCTAAAATCCATGGAACAAAGACCAATGAGAAGTTGTTCAAGAG TTGTGGATTCATTGGAGGAGTTGGTTGATCAGGATTATGTTTTTGTATCTGGACCCCCAATGGATGTGTCATCTTCCTCAGCTATTGCTTCCAAGCCAAGTCATTCACAATGCAGATCAGGGAGTGCCCCTCTAACATCTGTAAATATGAAGACCAAATCAAGTGCACCAATGCCAATTGCTGGTGCAGGAATCACTAATACATTTTATACTGGAAGCTTGGAAAGTCATAGCTCGGCACCTTCTGGGACTTCACAAGGATCCATGGATATAGGAGATGCTTTAGAGCAGCCATCAACTCACTGCATGACAAGGATTAAGTCATTGCAGCAATGTGCATCTGTCATCACTGAATTGGTAAATGAGAAG ATTGAGGCTGGTAAGCAACTAGAAGCATTCTCAATCCAGCTTGTAATTCTTGCAATTTGGAAGCAAGCACTGCATATTTGCCATACACAGGCTGCCTCAGCTATGGAGGGAAGTCCAACCCAAGAAACTTCTAGATTAAGGAGGAGCACTGACAAGAAGCATGGGAGTCCTGATATGCGAGAATGTCTTGATATTGTTAACAATCAATGGCCAGGGGATATTTGCTCCCAGATTGAGAGGGAATTTCTCCATCAAGTTGGGCATGCTGAGGAACTTGCTAAGGTTATTGAGCCTG GAAGTACAGAGATGCCAGATGCAATGGAGATGATATTTCAATCTGCCCTTGCCTTGGGTAGAAATGGGGCT GTTGATGAGCTCATGGGTGATGTGGAAAGCGCAGTGTCCTTGTATTCAAAGGCAGTGCACTTGTTAGTGTTCCTTCTAGTGGAAGCACCGTCCCTCATTCTCAACCCTCCCTTCTCTCTTACAAACTCAGACCGGTATAGGCTTCGAACTTACATTGATATCCTTAATATCAGGCAAGTCCACTCAAGGTCTCAAAGGATGAATCTTCTTAAGTGCGAGGATCAACAATGCCCCCCTTAA